One region of Aurantimonas sp. HBX-1 genomic DNA includes:
- the nirK gene encoding copper-containing nitrite reductase: MLLTTVAAGVLALSFGFSGPAVADPAHQHISELGSHDAPVDIVRKATDLPASIGDRGPETVRVRLETVEVIGRLADDTSYHYWTFNRKVPGPLVRVRVGDRVEVLLENHADNMAMHNVDFHAVTGLHGGGHATLAAPGEEKGFTFKALKPGLYVYHCAVGPAAQHIANGMYGMILVEPEGGLPPVDHEFYVMQGEIYTEEAFGTPGELTESYDKLMDEQPEYYVFNGAAEGLTGDNAMKAKVGETVRIYFGVGGPNKTSSFHVIGEIFDKVYDLGSLTGEARADVQTISVPPGGAAVVDLKLDVPGEYLLVDHALSRVGRGLVAKLIVDGPEQPDIYHEGVDQMLGLLTQ, encoded by the coding sequence ATGCTTCTCACAACTGTAGCCGCTGGCGTGCTTGCCTTGAGTTTCGGGTTCTCGGGACCGGCCGTCGCAGACCCCGCGCACCAGCATATCTCGGAGCTCGGAAGTCATGACGCGCCGGTCGACATCGTCCGGAAGGCGACGGATCTGCCGGCGTCCATCGGCGACCGCGGACCGGAGACGGTGCGGGTCCGCCTGGAGACGGTGGAAGTCATCGGCAGGCTCGCCGACGATACCAGCTACCACTACTGGACCTTCAACCGGAAGGTGCCCGGGCCGCTCGTGCGGGTCCGGGTCGGCGACAGGGTCGAAGTCCTGCTGGAGAACCATGCGGACAACATGGCCATGCACAACGTGGACTTCCACGCCGTCACCGGACTTCACGGGGGCGGACATGCCACCCTCGCCGCCCCCGGCGAGGAGAAGGGGTTCACCTTCAAGGCGCTGAAACCGGGCCTCTACGTCTATCACTGCGCGGTCGGTCCGGCGGCACAGCATATCGCAAACGGCATGTACGGGATGATCCTGGTCGAACCGGAAGGTGGCCTGCCGCCGGTCGATCACGAGTTCTACGTCATGCAGGGCGAGATCTATACCGAGGAGGCGTTCGGGACACCCGGCGAGCTGACCGAGAGCTATGACAAGCTGATGGATGAGCAGCCGGAGTACTACGTCTTCAACGGCGCCGCGGAAGGCCTGACGGGCGACAATGCGATGAAGGCGAAGGTCGGCGAGACCGTCCGCATCTATTTCGGCGTGGGCGGGCCCAACAAGACCTCGAGCTTCCACGTCATCGGCGAGATCTTCGACAAGGTGTACGACCTCGGATCGCTGACCGGCGAGGCGCGGGCGGACGTGCAGACGATCAGCGTGCCTCCTGGCGGGGCCGCCGTCGTCGACCTCAAGCTCGACGTGCCGGGCGAGTATCTGCTGGTCGATCACGCCCTGTCGCGGGTGGGTCGGGGTCTGGTCGCCAAGTTGATCGTCGACGGACCGGAGCAGCCAGACATCTACCACGAAGGCGTCGACCAGATGCTCGGCCTGCTGACGCAATAG
- a CDS encoding FAD:protein FMN transferase: MARALSRRRFISITASAVGLGLLPAGANARQGVETVTWEGQALGAAASMTVHHTDKAAAERLVRQALAELSRLERIFSLYRSDTALSELNRTGVLAAPPRELVDILGAARVVWERTGGAFDPSVQPLWNLLAQHFGGADPDPSGPSEGRLREALDLVGYGEVLVSEDRIALGRRGKALTLNGIAQGFVTDRIVAVLRRGGVANSLVDMGEIRALGSRPDGSPWRVGVGFDRQGRGLQRVLEIADKAVATSSPDGYRFADGGRFNHLIDPRSGLGASRYRSITVVAPDATTADAFSTGFSLLPPEDIRKIAAAWPGLQVQLREASDTGSLLEF, encoded by the coding sequence ATGGCCCGAGCTCTCAGCCGCCGCCGCTTCATTTCCATCACCGCTTCTGCCGTCGGGCTGGGACTGCTTCCCGCCGGCGCCAACGCCAGGCAAGGCGTGGAAACCGTGACCTGGGAGGGACAGGCGTTGGGTGCCGCGGCATCGATGACAGTCCACCACACCGACAAGGCCGCGGCCGAGCGGCTGGTAAGGCAGGCCCTGGCCGAGTTGTCGCGCCTGGAGCGGATCTTCAGCCTCTACCGGAGCGACACGGCGCTGTCGGAACTGAACAGGACAGGTGTCCTTGCCGCGCCTCCGCGCGAGCTCGTGGATATTCTCGGCGCTGCCCGGGTGGTCTGGGAGCGGACCGGCGGCGCTTTCGATCCCAGCGTCCAGCCTTTGTGGAACCTCCTCGCGCAACATTTCGGCGGCGCCGATCCAGATCCGTCCGGCCCTTCGGAAGGGCGGTTGCGGGAAGCGCTGGACCTCGTCGGCTATGGCGAGGTGCTGGTCAGCGAGGACAGGATCGCTCTCGGCCGACGCGGCAAGGCGCTTACCCTGAACGGCATTGCCCAGGGCTTCGTCACCGACCGTATCGTGGCTGTTCTCCGCCGGGGCGGCGTGGCGAACAGCCTCGTCGACATGGGCGAGATCCGCGCACTCGGTTCCAGGCCCGACGGCAGCCCGTGGCGGGTGGGTGTCGGCTTCGATCGGCAAGGCCGGGGGCTCCAGCGCGTGCTCGAGATCGCGGACAAGGCCGTCGCGACGTCCAGCCCCGACGGCTACCGCTTCGCCGACGGGGGACGCTTCAACCACCTCATCGATCCCCGCAGCGGGCTCGGGGCAAGCCGTTACCGCAGCATCACGGTCGTCGCCCCGGACGCCACGACCGCGGATGCGTTCTCCACGGGGTTCAGCCTCTTGCCACCGGAAGACATCCGCAAGATCGCTGCCGCCTGGCCGGGACTGCAGGTCCAGCTACGGGAAGCCTCGGATACCGGGTCGTTGCTGGAGTTCTAG
- a CDS encoding nitrous oxide reductase accessory protein NosL, protein MRPIVAAAIAAVLTLAGCSDDDETPMPTPVAMTEDAIGHYCGMNVLEHPGPKGQIMLGPNPEPVWFSSARDLVAFTMLPEEAKNISALYVSDMAKAASWESPGADNWVEARQAFYVIGSSMRGGMGAPETVPFSSEVAAAAFADRNGGEVVRFADIPPDYVLGTDDVAVDDGPSPQTSEPTH, encoded by the coding sequence GTGAGACCGATCGTTGCCGCGGCGATCGCTGCCGTCCTGACGCTTGCGGGATGCAGCGACGACGACGAAACGCCGATGCCGACGCCCGTGGCGATGACGGAGGACGCCATCGGACACTATTGCGGCATGAACGTCCTCGAGCATCCCGGGCCGAAGGGGCAGATCATGCTTGGCCCCAATCCCGAGCCGGTGTGGTTCTCGTCAGCCCGCGACCTCGTTGCCTTCACCATGCTGCCGGAAGAGGCGAAGAACATTTCCGCCCTCTACGTTTCCGACATGGCCAAGGCCGCCAGCTGGGAGTCGCCCGGCGCTGACAACTGGGTCGAGGCGCGCCAGGCCTTCTACGTCATCGGAAGTTCGATGCGCGGCGGCATGGGCGCGCCCGAAACGGTGCCGTTCTCGTCCGAGGTGGCAGCCGCCGCGTTCGCCGACCGCAACGGGGGCGAAGTCGTCCGGTTCGCCGATATTCCGCCCGACTACGTGCTGGGAACCGACGACGTCGCCGTGGATGACGGCCCATCGCCCCAGACCTCGGAACCAACTCACTAG
- a CDS encoding ABC transporter permease — MRNILLVARKEIQEGLRNRWVLATTLLLAALALTLTFLGSAPTGNVGAGALDVVIVSLSSLTIFLVPLIALLISHDAIVGEMERGTMLLLLSYPIGRWQVVIGKFVGHVAILSFATLIGYGAAAAALAVTGVSSDLASWTAFLSMILSSILLGAVFIAIGYLISALVAERGTAGGIAIGVWLFCVLIYDMALLGLLVVDQGRVVGGELLSALLLANPTDAYRLLNLGSESVGALSGMGGVADNAALGATTLIVALLAWTIVPLAAAIMVFARREL; from the coding sequence ATGAGGAACATTCTTCTGGTCGCCCGCAAGGAGATTCAGGAAGGTCTCCGCAACCGCTGGGTCCTCGCCACGACCCTGCTGCTGGCGGCCCTCGCCCTGACCCTGACCTTCCTGGGCAGCGCGCCGACGGGAAATGTCGGCGCCGGTGCGCTCGACGTGGTCATCGTGAGCCTTTCCAGCCTCACGATCTTCCTGGTCCCGCTGATCGCGCTGCTGATCTCGCATGACGCCATCGTCGGCGAGATGGAGCGCGGCACGATGCTGCTGCTCCTCAGCTATCCGATCGGGCGCTGGCAGGTGGTCATCGGCAAGTTCGTCGGGCACGTCGCCATCCTGTCCTTCGCGACGCTCATCGGCTACGGCGCCGCCGCGGCGGCCCTGGCCGTGACGGGCGTTTCCAGCGATCTGGCGAGCTGGACGGCATTCCTGTCGATGATCCTCTCGTCGATCCTGCTCGGGGCGGTGTTCATCGCCATCGGCTACCTGATCAGCGCCCTCGTCGCAGAGCGCGGCACGGCGGGCGGCATCGCCATCGGGGTCTGGCTGTTCTGCGTGCTCATCTACGACATGGCGCTGCTCGGCCTGCTTGTCGTCGACCAGGGGCGGGTCGTCGGCGGCGAGTTGCTGAGCGCGCTGCTGCTGGCCAACCCGACCGATGCCTACCGCCTGCTCAACCTGGGGTCGGAGAGCGTCGGCGCCCTGTCCGGCATGGGCGGCGTTGCAGACAATGCCGCTCTCGGAGCCACCACGTTGATCGTTGCCCTGCTGGCCTGGACCATCGTGCCGCTGGCAGCGGCGATCATGGTGTTTGCAAGGAGAGAGCTGTGA
- a CDS encoding ABC transporter ATP-binding protein, which yields MTETVRITSVSKSYGKVSAVADISCSFHEGETVALVGHNGAGKTTLIKLMLGLIRPDSGTVRVLGEDPGAGEFAARRKLGYLPENVSFNMALTGRETLRFYARLKRVPADTVGPLLERVGLADAANRRVGTYSKGMRQRLGLAQALLGHPRVLLLDEPTTGLDPALRHIFYEIVAALRADGATVLLSSHALTELEGKADRVVIVDRGVKIADGRIDELRQIAQLPTRIRVRLADGAAGAANDWMDGAGAWRRINGHMLEIDASPADKIPLLRSAVSRGIPVTDIDVMPPSLDELYAHFLASGGPRR from the coding sequence ATGACTGAGACCGTCCGCATCACCTCCGTCAGCAAGTCCTACGGAAAGGTGTCTGCCGTGGCGGACATCTCCTGTAGTTTCCACGAGGGCGAGACGGTCGCGCTCGTCGGGCACAATGGCGCCGGCAAGACGACGTTGATCAAGCTGATGCTCGGGCTGATCCGGCCGGACTCGGGCACCGTCAGGGTTCTGGGGGAGGACCCGGGGGCAGGCGAGTTCGCCGCACGGCGGAAGCTCGGCTACCTGCCGGAAAATGTCTCCTTCAACATGGCACTGACCGGGCGCGAGACCTTGCGCTTCTACGCGCGGCTGAAGCGGGTGCCGGCAGACACCGTCGGCCCGCTGCTGGAGCGCGTGGGCCTCGCCGACGCCGCGAACCGCCGCGTCGGAACCTATTCCAAGGGCATGCGCCAGCGGCTGGGCCTCGCCCAGGCGCTGCTCGGGCACCCCAGAGTGCTGCTCCTCGACGAGCCGACGACAGGGCTGGACCCGGCGCTGCGTCACATCTTCTACGAGATTGTCGCAGCGCTCCGCGCCGACGGCGCGACCGTGCTGCTCTCGTCGCACGCCCTGACCGAACTGGAGGGCAAGGCCGACCGGGTGGTGATCGTCGACCGCGGCGTCAAGATCGCCGACGGGCGGATCGACGAGCTTCGGCAGATCGCGCAGCTGCCGACGCGAATTCGGGTCAGGCTCGCCGACGGTGCCGCCGGCGCCGCGAACGACTGGATGGATGGCGCCGGCGCATGGCGGCGGATCAACGGCCACATGCTGGAGATCGACGCCAGCCCCGCGGACAAGATTCCGCTGCTGAGAAGCGCCGTTTCCCGCGGCATCCCGGTGACCGACATCGACGTCATGCCGCCGTCGCTCGACGAGCTCTATGCCCATTTCCTGGCCTCGGGAGGCCCGCGTCGATGA